The Microbacterium sp. LWO12-1.2 genome includes a window with the following:
- a CDS encoding NTP transferase domain-containing protein has product MTLQTVILAAGMGSRLGRALPKPLTELSDGRTIMRQQHDNITAAFGSDARITTVVGYRAETIIDAFPTANYVHNERYDETNTSKSLLRALGATGKGGVLWMNGDVVFDPMILGRAVSFIERDQSFVTVNTSKVSDEEVKYTVTAEGFINELSKTVKGGLGEAVGINYISAAHKKAFMRQLQRVEDQDYFERGLELAIAEDGLLLEPMDVSDLYAVEVDFAEDLERANLFV; this is encoded by the coding sequence GTGACTCTTCAGACCGTCATCCTCGCAGCCGGCATGGGCTCGCGCCTCGGCCGCGCGCTGCCGAAGCCGCTCACCGAGCTGAGCGACGGGCGCACGATCATGCGCCAGCAGCACGACAACATCACCGCCGCCTTCGGCTCCGATGCACGCATCACCACGGTCGTCGGCTACCGCGCCGAGACCATCATCGACGCCTTCCCTACCGCGAACTACGTGCACAACGAGCGCTACGACGAGACCAACACGTCGAAGAGCCTGCTGCGCGCCCTCGGCGCGACCGGCAAGGGCGGAGTGCTCTGGATGAACGGCGACGTGGTCTTCGACCCGATGATCCTCGGCCGCGCGGTCTCGTTCATCGAGCGCGACCAGTCGTTCGTCACTGTCAACACCTCCAAGGTGAGCGATGAAGAGGTGAAGTACACGGTCACGGCCGAGGGCTTCATCAACGAGCTCTCGAAGACCGTCAAGGGCGGGCTCGGCGAAGCCGTGGGCATCAACTACATCTCGGCGGCGCACAAGAAGGCGTTCATGCGTCAGCTGCAGCGCGTCGAGGACCAGGACTACTTCGAGCGCGGTCTCGAGCTCGCGATCGCCGAAGACGGTCTGCTGCTCGAGCCGATGGACGTCTCCGACCTGTACGCGGTCGAGGTCGACTTCGCGGAAGACCTGGAGCGCGCGAACCTCTTCGTCTGA